From one Tsukamurella tyrosinosolvens genomic stretch:
- a CDS encoding gamma-glutamyl-gamma-aminobutyrate hydrolase family protein, translated as MSRKPLVGITGRRFQLSLLASADPRYGKACMDSFMSAFATRIAEAGGVPVHLPYDADPVDACEWLSGVVVTGGQDVHPDRWGGDASVVRGIDPRTDTNAHDPERDEYEFALTRVAIDRGIPLLGVCRGVQVLNVALGGTLIADLPPGPIPHLSQQGAPTDGDADHVVTFVPGSTAARVFGPSMVTNSWHHQALDRCGAGLVVTGRAPDGVIEAVEVPGAPILGVQWHPEWMERDDPAMDWIVDESRKRQEAWG; from the coding sequence ATGAGCCGCAAGCCGTTGGTCGGGATCACCGGCCGCCGATTCCAGCTCAGCCTGCTCGCCAGCGCCGACCCCCGGTACGGCAAGGCGTGCATGGACTCGTTCATGTCCGCGTTCGCGACCCGCATCGCGGAGGCGGGCGGCGTGCCCGTGCACCTGCCCTACGATGCCGACCCCGTCGACGCCTGCGAATGGCTGTCCGGCGTGGTCGTCACCGGCGGGCAGGACGTGCATCCGGACCGGTGGGGCGGCGACGCCTCCGTGGTCCGCGGCATCGATCCCCGCACCGACACCAACGCCCACGACCCCGAGCGCGACGAGTACGAGTTCGCGCTCACCCGCGTCGCGATCGACCGCGGGATCCCGCTGTTGGGTGTGTGCCGCGGCGTGCAGGTGCTCAACGTCGCGCTCGGCGGCACGCTGATCGCCGATCTGCCGCCGGGGCCGATACCGCACCTGTCGCAGCAGGGAGCACCCACGGACGGCGACGCCGACCACGTGGTGACCTTCGTGCCCGGCTCGACCGCGGCGCGCGTCTTCGGCCCGAGCATGGTCACCAACTCGTGGCACCACCAGGCCCTGGACCGCTGCGGTGCCGGGCTCGTCGTGACCGGCCGCGCGCCCGACGGCGTGATCGAAGCGGTGGAGGTGCCGGGCGCCCCGATCCTCGGGGTGCAGTGGCACCCCGAGTGGATGGAGCGCGACGACCCGGCCATGGACTGGATCGTCGACGAATCGAGGAAACGACAGGAGGCCTGGGGATGA
- a CDS encoding AMP-binding protein, producing MTIDTTRTCAAPAMRRAVAADAIGDTPRVRTVTGLLADGAARTPEAELLRFGDESWTYRRFDEASSRLAHRLIETDGIAPGDRVAIMLPNIAGWPLTWLAVLKAGGVAVPVNSAYRAADLQFVLADSGARVIVTDADHVPLVHDVIAGDRALAGVAVLDIADTSDAAFPATPPAVAGAPDSLANLQYTSGTTGFPKACMLTHDYWTRIGWACAAAVGLGQDDVLLTAQPFSYMDPQWNTVLALTTGAPLVVLPRFSASGFMADVRRHGATFCYVLGSMPTLLFKQPPSPEDRNNRLRAVFCSAIPAALHADLEDRWGAPWREVYGMTESGIDLFSPFEDTAAVGSGTLGHPIATKEIRIVGADGAAVPTGTPGELTVAGVPMMLGYWNRPEATAETLRDGRLHTGDLAVVDERGGIRLVGRLKDMVRRGGENVAAVEVEAALEHDDAVVASAVVAEPDPVLGEEVKAFVQLAPGIAADHAAAVAIVARVAERLAKFKVPRFIEFVTDLPRTPSQRVAKPALKARAAEVPGPVFDLRAPAPASAPAPSNKENPVEQNNDPVEQVLVEVVREVAIITLRRPDKLNALTVGMRRRLAALIREYGTGDRARGIVLTGTGRAFSAGEDLSAPPTSFDGMRESFESFHDVTRAVIETRVPVVAAVNGIAVGGASEITLCCDARIGVPGTTYYQPENARGLTISNASSLLLPRIVRGHAMRMILGSERIGADEALRIGLLDEVVEGTALVDRAVDVVHAWTPEGANTTALHLELLRPTLDEIERAFAREDAAADASWNSGALTAGVQEFWDARTTPATATTGGAR from the coding sequence ATGACCATCGACACGACCCGCACCTGTGCCGCCCCGGCCATGCGGCGCGCCGTCGCCGCCGACGCGATCGGCGACACACCCCGCGTCCGGACCGTCACGGGCCTGCTCGCCGACGGTGCCGCCCGCACCCCGGAGGCCGAGCTGCTGCGCTTCGGTGACGAATCGTGGACGTACCGTCGGTTCGACGAGGCGTCGTCGCGTCTCGCGCACCGGCTCATCGAGACAGACGGGATCGCCCCGGGCGACCGCGTCGCGATCATGCTGCCCAACATCGCGGGCTGGCCGCTCACCTGGCTCGCAGTGCTCAAGGCCGGCGGGGTGGCGGTGCCCGTCAACTCCGCCTACCGCGCAGCCGATCTGCAGTTCGTGCTCGCCGATTCGGGCGCCCGGGTGATCGTGACCGATGCCGATCACGTCCCGCTGGTGCACGACGTGATCGCCGGCGATCGCGCCCTCGCAGGCGTCGCCGTGTTGGACATCGCGGACACGTCCGACGCCGCGTTCCCCGCCACGCCGCCGGCGGTGGCCGGCGCCCCCGACAGCCTCGCCAACCTGCAGTACACCTCGGGGACGACGGGATTCCCGAAGGCGTGCATGCTGACCCACGACTACTGGACGCGGATCGGCTGGGCGTGCGCCGCGGCCGTCGGGCTGGGCCAGGACGACGTCCTGCTGACCGCGCAGCCGTTCTCGTACATGGACCCGCAGTGGAACACGGTCCTGGCTCTCACCACCGGGGCGCCGCTCGTGGTCCTTCCGCGCTTCTCCGCGTCGGGATTCATGGCCGACGTGCGCCGCCACGGCGCGACGTTCTGCTACGTGCTCGGGTCGATGCCGACGCTGCTGTTCAAGCAGCCGCCGAGCCCCGAGGACCGGAACAATCGCCTCCGCGCGGTGTTCTGCTCGGCGATCCCCGCGGCGCTGCACGCCGACCTGGAGGACCGCTGGGGCGCCCCGTGGCGCGAGGTCTACGGCATGACGGAGAGCGGCATCGACCTGTTCAGCCCGTTCGAGGACACTGCGGCCGTCGGCAGCGGCACCCTCGGGCATCCCATCGCCACCAAGGAGATCCGGATCGTCGGCGCCGACGGTGCCGCGGTGCCGACCGGCACGCCCGGGGAGCTCACCGTCGCCGGCGTCCCGATGATGCTCGGCTACTGGAACCGGCCCGAAGCCACGGCCGAGACGCTCCGCGACGGCCGCCTGCACACCGGCGACCTCGCCGTCGTCGACGAGCGCGGCGGCATCCGCCTCGTGGGTCGGCTCAAGGACATGGTGCGCCGTGGCGGCGAGAACGTGGCCGCCGTGGAGGTCGAGGCCGCCCTCGAGCACGACGATGCCGTGGTCGCCTCCGCCGTCGTCGCCGAACCCGACCCGGTGCTCGGCGAGGAGGTCAAGGCCTTCGTCCAGCTCGCGCCCGGAATCGCGGCCGATCACGCGGCGGCTGTGGCGATCGTCGCGCGTGTCGCCGAACGGCTCGCGAAGTTCAAGGTGCCGCGCTTCATCGAGTTCGTCACCGACCTCCCGCGGACCCCCTCACAGCGGGTCGCGAAACCCGCCCTCAAGGCCCGTGCCGCCGAGGTGCCCGGCCCGGTCTTCGACCTGCGCGCCCCGGCGCCGGCGAGCGCCCCGGCACCGTCGAACAAGGAGAACCCCGTGGAACAGAACAACGATCCCGTCGAGCAGGTGCTCGTGGAGGTGGTGCGCGAGGTCGCGATCATCACGCTGCGCCGCCCCGACAAGCTCAACGCGTTGACGGTCGGCATGCGCCGCCGCCTCGCCGCCCTCATCCGCGAGTACGGCACGGGCGACCGCGCCCGCGGCATCGTGCTCACGGGTACCGGCCGCGCGTTCAGCGCCGGCGAGGACCTCTCCGCGCCGCCGACGAGCTTCGACGGGATGCGCGAGAGCTTCGAGAGCTTCCACGACGTGACCCGCGCGGTGATCGAGACCCGCGTTCCCGTCGTGGCCGCGGTCAACGGGATCGCCGTGGGCGGCGCGTCGGAGATCACGCTGTGCTGCGACGCGCGGATCGGCGTACCCGGGACGACGTACTACCAGCCGGAGAACGCCCGGGGACTGACGATCTCGAACGCGTCCAGCCTCCTGTTGCCGCGGATCGTCCGCGGGCACGCGATGCGGATGATCCTCGGCTCCGAGCGCATCGGTGCCGACGAGGCGCTCCGGATCGGCCTGCTCGACGAGGTCGTCGAGGGAACCGCGCTCGTCGACCGCGCCGTCGACGTGGTCCACGCGTGGACGCCGGAGGGGGCCAACACCACCGCCCTGCACCTGGAACTGCTGCGGCCGACGCTCGACGAGATCGAGCGCGCCTTCGCCCGTGAGGACGCTGCGGCCGACGCGTCGTGGAACAGCGGAGCCCTCACCGCCGGGGTCCAGGAATTCTGGGACGCCCGCACCACACCCGCCACCGCTACCACCGGAGGAGCCCGATGA
- a CDS encoding Zn-dependent alcohol dehydrogenase codes for MITTRAAVLTAVGEPLQLTGIHVDDPQPHEVRLAVTHVGLCHSDLHYMTGTVPTELPVVVGHEVAGIVESVGSAVTGLRPGDRVTGALTPSCGQCRNCDAGHSTQCQRQDEIRERPRPAYALPDGTPVARLGDVGAFSEHILLRANAVVKLPDDVSTTVGCLLSCCIVTGVGAVFRGAQVRAGSTVAVIGCGGVGSAIIQGARLAGASAIIGIDLDDARLEAARSYGATHTVNGASDVPAEIRELLGDGVDYAFEAVGSARTAATALAAVRGTGTACLVGIAPMGTELAVPAHDFFFTEKKLIGSYMGSGQAREDIAQFARLYQQGRLMLDEMVTEVIPFDRINEGFEAMTSGEVTRIVVAMPTASDDPARPDVRLDAVEATR; via the coding sequence ATGATCACCACCCGCGCCGCCGTCCTCACCGCCGTGGGCGAGCCGTTGCAGCTCACCGGCATCCACGTCGACGATCCGCAGCCGCACGAGGTGCGTCTCGCCGTCACCCACGTGGGGCTGTGCCACAGCGACCTGCACTACATGACCGGCACCGTCCCCACCGAGCTGCCCGTCGTGGTCGGGCACGAGGTGGCCGGGATCGTCGAATCCGTCGGCTCGGCGGTCACGGGATTGCGCCCGGGCGATCGGGTCACCGGGGCGCTCACGCCGTCCTGCGGCCAGTGCCGGAACTGCGACGCCGGGCACTCCACACAGTGCCAGCGGCAGGACGAGATCCGGGAGCGTCCGAGGCCCGCGTACGCGCTGCCCGACGGTACGCCCGTCGCGCGGCTCGGCGACGTGGGGGCGTTCTCGGAACACATCCTGTTGCGGGCCAACGCCGTCGTGAAGCTGCCCGACGACGTCTCGACCACCGTCGGCTGTCTCCTGTCGTGCTGCATCGTGACAGGCGTCGGCGCGGTCTTCCGTGGAGCGCAGGTCCGGGCGGGATCCACGGTCGCGGTGATCGGCTGCGGCGGTGTCGGTTCCGCCATCATCCAGGGCGCGCGACTGGCGGGCGCATCGGCGATCATCGGGATCGACCTCGATGACGCGCGGCTGGAGGCGGCGCGTTCCTACGGTGCCACGCACACCGTGAACGGCGCCTCGGACGTGCCGGCGGAGATCCGCGAACTCCTCGGCGACGGCGTCGACTACGCCTTCGAGGCGGTCGGATCCGCCCGCACCGCGGCCACCGCGTTGGCGGCGGTCCGCGGCACCGGCACCGCCTGCCTCGTCGGGATCGCACCGATGGGCACGGAGCTCGCCGTGCCCGCGCACGACTTCTTCTTCACCGAGAAGAAGCTGATCGGCTCGTACATGGGCTCCGGTCAGGCCCGGGAGGACATCGCGCAATTCGCGCGCCTGTACCAGCAGGGGCGTCTGATGCTCGACGAGATGGTGACCGAGGTGATCCCGTTCGACCGAATCAACGAGGGGTTCGAGGCGATGACCTCGGGCGAGGTCACGCGCATCGTCGTCGCCATGCCCACCGCCTCGGACGACCCCGCCCGACCCGACGTCCGACTCGATGCCGTGGAGGCGACCCGATGA